One region of Olleya sp. Hel_I_94 genomic DNA includes:
- a CDS encoding patatin-like phospholipase family protein — MNIGLVLSGGGMRGAAHIGAIKALEEHDIFPTHIAGTSAGAIIGSLYAYGFSCQQMMEFLKTIQLFNYKKFAISKPGFIDAEKYYNYFKKQFPEDNFKALDKQLFITATNILSGDLEVFNEGELIKPVLASAAFPGLFSPIKMKHGLYVDGGVLNNFPVDVLQKECDQIIGVYLNLYKTKTEAQLKHFHNIIERSITLGAVKTDMEKFSNCDVLIAPQALSQFALFDKKNIDAIYKIGYDSMKDVLKNQKSKT; from the coding sequence ATGAATATAGGCTTAGTTCTTTCTGGTGGTGGTATGCGAGGTGCTGCACATATTGGTGCAATTAAAGCATTAGAAGAGCACGATATTTTCCCTACACATATTGCAGGTACAAGCGCAGGAGCTATTATTGGTTCATTATATGCATATGGCTTTTCATGCCAACAAATGATGGAATTTTTAAAAACTATCCAACTTTTTAACTACAAAAAATTTGCTATTAGCAAACCTGGTTTTATTGATGCCGAAAAATATTATAACTACTTTAAAAAACAGTTTCCAGAGGATAATTTTAAAGCATTAGACAAACAGCTTTTTATAACTGCTACAAACATTTTAAGTGGTGATTTAGAAGTATTTAATGAAGGTGAATTAATTAAACCTGTTTTAGCATCGGCAGCTTTTCCTGGATTATTTTCTCCAATAAAAATGAAACATGGCTTGTACGTCGATGGTGGTGTACTAAACAACTTTCCTGTGGACGTGCTACAAAAAGAATGCGATCAAATTATTGGCGTTTATTTAAATTTATATAAAACAAAAACAGAAGCGCAATTAAAACATTTTCATAATATTATTGAGCGTTCCATTACTTTAGGTGCTGTAAAAACAGATATGGAAAAGTTTTCAAATTGTGATGTTTTAATAGCACCTCAAGCACTAAGTCAATTTGCACTTTTTGACAAAAAAAATATCGATGCTATTTATAAAATTGGTTACGATAGCATGAAAGACGTCTTAAAAAACCAAAAATCAAAGACTTAA
- a CDS encoding universal stress protein, with protein sequence MKSILLPTDFSKNSWNAIEYAIKFCSNTPCTFYLMHVNRLAEVSVDTIDYNINTAVIEETYTATAKKQLTAFLKKIASQYPNNPNHAFYTINEVDFFIDAVRKQVLEKKIDLIVMGTKGASGLEKLILGSNTADIITKVKCNTLVVPENATFKTLSQIAFPTDFLQFYGITTLQPIVDILEKFNAALRVLHITKKNSVLNNDQKKNKEFVSDYFGANKHSFHYLTNTKIEAAIQSFVQENSIDMIAMVAKNLNYFQQILFHSKVEDINYQTDVPFLVLHE encoded by the coding sequence ATGAAATCTATATTATTACCTACAGATTTTTCAAAAAACTCTTGGAACGCTATTGAATATGCAATTAAGTTTTGTTCAAACACACCATGTACATTTTATTTAATGCATGTCAATAGATTAGCAGAAGTTTCTGTGGATACAATAGATTACAATATTAATACTGCTGTTATTGAAGAGACTTATACTGCTACTGCTAAAAAACAATTAACCGCATTTTTAAAAAAAATAGCTAGTCAATATCCAAATAACCCAAATCATGCTTTTTATACTATAAACGAAGTCGATTTTTTTATAGACGCTGTTAGAAAACAGGTTTTAGAAAAAAAGATAGACCTTATAGTTATGGGTACAAAAGGAGCTTCCGGATTAGAAAAGCTAATCCTAGGCAGCAACACAGCAGATATTATTACCAAAGTAAAATGCAATACTTTAGTGGTACCTGAAAACGCAACCTTTAAAACCCTTAGTCAAATTGCATTTCCTACAGATTTTCTACAATTTTACGGTATAACAACATTACAACCTATTGTAGATATTTTAGAAAAATTTAATGCAGCATTAAGAGTACTTCATATTACAAAGAAAAACTCTGTATTAAATAATGATCAAAAAAAGAATAAAGAGTTTGTTTCAGATTACTTTGGTGCTAACAAGCATAGTTTTCATTACCTTACTAACACAAAAATTGAAGCTGCAATACAATCCTTTGTACAAGAAAATTCCATTGATATGATTGCTATGGTAGCTAAAAATCTAAACTATTTTCAACAAATACTTTTTCATAGTAAAGTTGAAGACATTAACTATCAAACAGATGTACCCTTTTTAGTGCTTCACGAATAA
- a CDS encoding response regulator has product MKTILLIEDDAVLRENTKELLELSNYHVTTASNGRLGLEAAMTTTPDIIICDIMMPELDGYGVLDGLSKQEKTMHIPFIFLSAKTERQDVRKGMDLGADDYITKPFEEDEIISAIESRLAKASILKDRREAQNPDSNKTDTLRNLNDLKNFFDDNGDLFDYGKDEQIYKEGQNSNYIYLILKGIVKCHKLDEKGKELTTALHKEDDLFGYTSFTQNIPYQETATTISETSLVGLSKNELTNILNTNHKLTLELIQLLTDDISGVKNQLLEMAYSSVYKKTATTILKFADKLNCKPKEPIKISRNDLASVAGIATETLIRTISSFKKQGLIEIEGRNIKIIDIEKLKEVN; this is encoded by the coding sequence ATGAAAACCATACTTTTAATTGAAGATGACGCTGTTTTAAGAGAAAACACTAAAGAACTTTTAGAGCTTTCTAACTACCACGTGACTACTGCATCAAACGGAAGATTAGGATTAGAAGCTGCTATGACAACCACACCAGACATTATTATCTGCGATATAATGATGCCAGAACTAGATGGATATGGTGTATTAGATGGCTTGTCTAAGCAAGAAAAAACAATGCACATTCCTTTTATTTTTTTAAGTGCAAAAACCGAAAGACAAGATGTAAGAAAAGGTATGGATTTAGGTGCAGATGATTATATTACAAAACCCTTTGAAGAGGATGAAATAATAAGCGCAATAGAAAGTAGATTAGCTAAAGCTTCTATTTTAAAAGACCGTCGTGAAGCCCAAAACCCTGACTCAAATAAAACAGATACGCTTAGAAATTTAAATGACTTAAAAAACTTTTTTGATGATAATGGAGACCTGTTTGATTATGGTAAAGATGAGCAGATTTACAAAGAAGGTCAAAACTCTAACTACATTTATTTAATACTTAAAGGTATAGTAAAATGCCATAAATTAGACGAAAAAGGAAAAGAGCTGACCACTGCTTTACATAAAGAAGATGACTTGTTTGGCTATACCTCATTTACACAAAACATACCATATCAAGAAACCGCAACAACTATAAGCGAGACATCATTAGTTGGGCTTTCAAAAAACGAATTGACCAATATTTTAAATACCAATCACAAATTAACTTTAGAGTTAATACAATTACTTACAGATGATATTTCTGGTGTAAAAAATCAATTATTAGAAATGGCTTACAGTTCTGTTTACAAAAAAACAGCAACTACAATTTTAAAATTTGCGGACAAATTAAATTGCAAACCTAAAGAGCCCATTAAAATTTCTAGAAACGATTTAGCAAGTGTAGCTGGAATAGCAACAGAGACCTTAATTAGGACTATTTCATCCTTTAAAAAACAAGGATTAATAGAAATTGAAGGTCGAAACATTAAAATTATTGATATCGAAAAACTTAAAGAAGTTAACTAA